A genomic window from Plasmodium malariae genome assembly, chromosome: 10 includes:
- the COX17 gene encoding cytochrome c oxidase copper chaperone, putative produces the protein MNMFFNKFIKSTKEDKGGEAKKKICCVCLETKKLRDECIINLGEDQCKKFIDDHNQCLRKEGFDVK, from the coding sequence atgaatatgttttttaacaaatttataaaaagcaCAAAAGAAGATAAAGGAGGAgaagcaaaaaagaaaatttgttGTGTTTGTTTAGaaacgaaaaaattaagagaCGAGTGTATCATAAATTTGGGTGAAGATCAGTGTAAAAAGTTTATTGATGATCACAATCAGTGTTTGAGGAAAGAAGGATTcgatgtaaaataa
- the PmUG01_10037100 gene encoding conserved Plasmodium protein, unknown function, producing the protein MGKYNLIFKKNWFSKSIFGTIGIFVILDQLARYEYNIPEFRNPNLTMWSWWLEKVNLKRLGYDQKGNLDDKEGKSSQ; encoded by the exons atgggaAAGTACAAccttatatttaaaaaaaattggtttTCGAAAAGCATTTTTGGGACTATAGGcatttttgtcattttaGATCAGCTAGCTAGATA cgAGTACAATATCCCAGAATTCAGAAATCCAAATTTAACCATGTGGTCATGGTGGCTAGAAAAAGTCAACTTGAAAAG GTTAGGCTATGATCAAAAGGGCAATTTGGATGATAAGGAGGGCAAAAGTTCTCAGTga
- the PmUG01_10037000 gene encoding conserved Plasmodium protein, unknown function, protein MLRLNYKIGKNVLTCSGMVNNCKMFRQYVTHTNEMIIGRVNSPFKNNLTTIDKSSTFHNSGSSNMCVHTKLNNNFKRFYNPRAHINWTLIRFRHRVSQLRKKKLKYKNHSKVALRFRLTKFGWERLQSGRNASKKNLSAKKCNEKMKIKYVSRDDIKKFKFQMQSYVLRIRDSPVDYNPNIMRARKYFPTHFG, encoded by the coding sequence ATGCTTCGcttaaattacaaaattggaaaaaatgTCCTGACATGTTCAGGAATGGTAAATAATTGCAAAATGTTTAGGCAATATGTTACCCATACAAATGAAATGATAATTGGTAGGGTTAATAGTCcctttaaaaataacttaACTACAATTGATAAAAGTAGTACATTTCACAATAGTGGAAGTAGTAACATGTGTGTACATACAAAACTgaacaataattttaaaaggtTTTATAATCCGCGGGCACATATCAATTGGACACTTATTCGATTTAGACATAGGGTATCAcagttaagaaaaaaaaaattaaaatataaaaatcaCTCAAAGGTTGCTTTACGATTTCGTTTAACAAAATTTGGATGGGAAAGATTACAGTCAGGTAGAAATgcaagtaaaaaaaatttatcagcTAAAAAgtgtaatgaaaaaatgaaaataaaatatgtttcaaGAGATGACATAAAAAAGTTCAAGTTCCAAATGCAAAGTTATGTATTAAGAATAAGAGATTCACCCGTCGATTATAACCCTAACATAATGAGAGCTCGAAAGTATTTTCCCACACATTTTGGTTAG